A genomic segment from Flavobacterium sp. 9R encodes:
- a CDS encoding TlpA disulfide reductase family protein, with protein MKKLCIVALLALGIQGSQAQKKEAFTLQAEIANRNSDTIRILNRTNGKELLKIGVDKKGLFKGTAAVEKGFYMLYDGKEYTQLYLKNNFNLKLKMDAKQFDESIVYTGVGAVENNFLAQNAVSESKFDYNSLLAASEVDFAKRIEEKKAADIASLEGKKLDAEFVALQKQSIEMNLASLKQYHQQIVESNKMNGSVSPTFEYDNYKGGKTKLEDFRGKYVYIDVWATWCGPCRQEIPFLKKTEEKYHGKNIVFLSMSIDKVKDVEKWRTMVKEKELGGVQVFADNDWNSKFVQEYKITGIPRFILVDPKGNIVKADAPRPSSAELPTLLDSLLN; from the coding sequence ATGAAAAAACTATGTATTGTGGCTCTTTTGGCTTTGGGAATACAAGGAAGTCAGGCACAAAAAAAAGAAGCTTTTACCCTTCAAGCCGAAATTGCTAATCGAAATAGTGATACCATTCGAATTTTAAATAGAACCAATGGGAAAGAACTTTTGAAAATTGGCGTTGACAAGAAAGGCCTTTTTAAAGGAACTGCAGCTGTTGAAAAAGGTTTCTATATGTTGTATGATGGTAAAGAATACACACAATTGTATTTGAAGAATAATTTCAATTTGAAATTAAAAATGGATGCCAAACAATTTGATGAATCAATTGTTTACACAGGAGTGGGAGCAGTAGAGAATAATTTCTTGGCTCAAAATGCTGTTTCAGAATCTAAATTTGATTACAATTCTCTTTTGGCAGCCAGCGAAGTAGACTTTGCAAAGCGTATCGAGGAGAAAAAAGCAGCTGATATTGCTAGTTTGGAAGGTAAAAAATTAGATGCAGAATTTGTTGCGCTACAAAAACAAAGTATCGAAATGAATTTGGCTTCTTTAAAACAATACCATCAACAAATAGTGGAGAGTAATAAAATGAATGGTAGTGTTTCACCAACTTTTGAATATGACAATTATAAAGGTGGAAAAACGAAGTTAGAGGATTTTAGAGGAAAGTACGTTTACATTGATGTTTGGGCTACTTGGTGTGGACCTTGTCGTCAGGAAATTCCATTTTTGAAAAAAACTGAAGAAAAATATCACGGTAAAAATATCGTATTCTTGAGTATGTCTATTGATAAAGTTAAAGATGTTGAAAAATGGAGAACTATGGTGAAAGAAAAAGAATTGGGTGGTGTTCAGGTTTTTGCTGATAATGATTGGAATTCTAAGTTTGTACAGGAGTATAAGATTACTGGAATTCCAAGGTTTATATTAGTAGACCCTAAAGGAAATATTGTAAAAGCGGATGCACCAAGACCATCTTCTGCAGAATTACCTACATTATTAGATTCTTTGCTTAATTAG
- the aspS gene encoding aspartate--tRNA ligase: MYRSHNCGELNASHINQEVTLAGWVQKSRDKGFMNWVDLRDRYGITQLIFDESRTDKTVFELAKTLGREFVIQVKGTVIEREAKNNNIPTGAIEILVTELTILNAALTPPFTIEDETDGGEDIRMKYRYLDIRRNPVKNSLLFRHKVAMEVRKYLSDLDFCEVETPYLIKSTPEGARDFVVPSRMNEGQFYALPQSPQTFKQLLMVGGMDKYFQIVKCFRDEDLRADRQPEFTQIDCEMAFVEQEDILNVFEGLTRHLLKKLKGIEVDKFPRMTYEHAMKTYGNDKPDIRFGMEFGELNAYAQHKEFPVFNAAELVVGIAVPGAGNYTRKEIDALIDWVKRPQVGASGMVYVKCNEDGTFKSSVDKFYDQEDLSNWAKTTGAKPGDMLFVLSGPADKTRAQLSALRMELATRLGLRNPAEFAPLWVVDFPLLEFDEESGRYHAMHHPFTSPKPEDLHLLETNPGKVRANAYDMVLNGNEIGGGSIRIHDKATQQLMFKYLGFTEEEAKAQFGFLMDAFQFGAPPHGGLAFGLDRLVAILGGQETIRDFIAFPKNNSGRDVMIDAPSRIDDSQLNELHIQLNSK, from the coding sequence ATGTATAGAAGTCATAATTGTGGCGAATTAAACGCCTCACATATTAATCAAGAAGTAACGTTAGCGGGTTGGGTACAAAAATCTCGTGATAAAGGATTCATGAATTGGGTCGACCTAAGAGACCGTTATGGAATTACACAATTGATATTTGACGAAAGTCGTACTGACAAAACGGTATTTGAATTAGCCAAAACCTTAGGAAGAGAATTTGTAATTCAGGTGAAAGGAACCGTTATTGAACGCGAAGCCAAAAACAACAATATTCCAACTGGAGCCATTGAAATTCTGGTAACAGAATTAACAATTTTAAATGCAGCATTAACTCCTCCATTTACTATAGAAGATGAAACAGATGGTGGCGAAGACATTCGAATGAAATACCGCTACTTGGATATTCGAAGAAATCCAGTAAAAAATAGTTTGCTTTTCCGTCACAAAGTGGCAATGGAAGTGCGCAAATACCTTTCTGATTTAGATTTTTGCGAAGTTGAAACTCCTTATTTAATAAAATCGACACCAGAAGGCGCGAGAGATTTCGTAGTTCCATCTCGAATGAATGAAGGACAGTTTTATGCGTTACCACAATCACCACAAACCTTCAAACAATTATTGATGGTGGGTGGAATGGATAAATATTTTCAGATTGTAAAATGTTTCCGTGATGAAGATTTACGTGCCGACAGACAACCAGAGTTTACACAAATCGATTGTGAAATGGCATTTGTAGAACAAGAAGACATTTTAAATGTTTTTGAAGGGCTAACCCGTCATTTATTAAAAAAATTGAAAGGCATCGAAGTTGACAAATTCCCAAGAATGACTTACGAACATGCTATGAAAACCTACGGAAACGACAAACCAGATATTCGTTTTGGAATGGAGTTTGGTGAATTGAATGCCTATGCTCAACATAAAGAGTTTCCAGTTTTCAATGCTGCTGAATTAGTAGTAGGTATTGCTGTTCCGGGTGCAGGAAACTATACTCGTAAAGAAATTGACGCATTGATTGATTGGGTAAAACGTCCACAAGTGGGTGCAAGCGGAATGGTATATGTAAAATGTAACGAAGACGGAACCTTTAAATCATCTGTAGATAAATTTTACGACCAAGAGGATTTAAGTAATTGGGCAAAAACTACAGGTGCAAAACCTGGAGACATGCTATTTGTATTGTCTGGTCCTGCCGACAAAACAAGAGCCCAACTTTCAGCCTTACGTATGGAATTGGCAACAAGATTAGGCTTGAGAAATCCAGCTGAGTTTGCTCCTCTTTGGGTAGTTGATTTTCCTTTATTAGAATTTGATGAAGAAAGCGGACGCTACCATGCGATGCACCATCCTTTTACTTCACCAAAACCAGAAGACTTGCATTTGCTTGAAACCAATCCTGGAAAAGTAAGAGCCAATGCCTATGATATGGTCTTGAACGGTAACGAAATTGGAGGCGGCTCTATTCGTATTCACGATAAAGCAACACAACAATTAATGTTCAAATACTTAGGTTTCACAGAAGAAGAAGCCAAAGCACAATTCGGATTCTTAATGGATGCGTTTCAATTTGGAGCACCACCTCATGGCGGATTAGCTTTTGGATTGGATAGATTAGTAGCTATTTTAGGAGGACAAGAAACCATTCGTGATTTTATTGCTTTCCCAAAAAACAATTCTGGTAGAGACGTAATGATTGACGCACCATCAAGAATTGATGATTCTCAATTAAACGAATTACACATTCAATTAAATTCAAAATAA
- a CDS encoding cold-shock protein, translating into MRTGTVKFFNESKGYGFITDEETGKDIFVHASGIKAEELREGDRVSYEEEEGRKGKVAAQVVVL; encoded by the coding sequence ATGCGTACAGGTACAGTTAAATTTTTCAATGAATCTAAAGGTTACGGATTCATTACAGACGAAGAAACAGGAAAAGACATTTTTGTTCATGCATCAGGAATCAAAGCGGAAGAATTACGCGAAGGAGACCGAGTGAGCTATGAAGAAGAAGAAGGAAGAAAAGGTAAAGTTGCTGCTCAAGTTGTAGTACTTTAA
- a CDS encoding NADH-quinone oxidoreductase subunit A produces the protein MQTEQINFIPILMQLLLAVGFVAGIIFISGKLGPKRNSENKDKNFECGIESVGNARIPFSVKYFLVAILFVLFDVEVIFLYPWAINFRELGIEGMIKMIIFMLLLLVGFFYIIKKKALEWE, from the coding sequence ATGCAAACCGAACAAATCAACTTTATTCCAATTTTAATGCAATTGCTTCTTGCAGTTGGATTTGTAGCAGGAATCATCTTTATTTCTGGGAAATTAGGTCCAAAAAGAAATTCTGAAAACAAAGATAAAAATTTCGAATGCGGAATTGAATCCGTAGGAAATGCCAGAATTCCTTTCTCTGTGAAATACTTTTTGGTTGCCATCCTATTCGTTTTATTTGATGTCGAGGTTATCTTTTTATATCCTTGGGCCATCAATTTCAGAGAGTTAGGTATCGAAGGTATGATAAAAATGATTATTTTTATGCTTTTGTTACTAGTTGGTTTTTTCTATATTATCAAAAAGAAAGCCCTTGAGTGGGAATAA
- a CDS encoding NADH-quinone oxidoreductase subunit B has protein sequence MTDSNTKMVAPPEGVVGEGFFATKLNDVVGLARANSLWPLPFATSCCGIEFMATMASHYDLARFGSERVSFSPRQADMLMVMGTISKKMGPILRQVYEQMSEPRWVIAVGACASSGGIFDTYSVLQGIDKVIPVDVYVPGCPPRPEQIVEGVMKLQEIVKNESVRRRSSPEYQELLASYNIK, from the coding sequence ATGACAGATTCTAACACAAAAATGGTCGCTCCTCCAGAAGGAGTTGTTGGTGAAGGTTTTTTTGCAACCAAATTGAATGATGTTGTGGGATTAGCAAGAGCCAATTCATTATGGCCTTTACCGTTTGCTACTTCTTGTTGTGGTATCGAATTTATGGCTACCATGGCTTCTCATTATGACTTAGCACGTTTTGGCTCTGAAAGAGTAAGTTTCTCTCCAAGACAAGCAGATATGTTGATGGTTATGGGAACTATTTCAAAAAAAATGGGCCCAATTTTACGTCAAGTATACGAACAAATGTCTGAACCAAGATGGGTTATTGCTGTTGGTGCTTGTGCCTCTTCTGGCGGAATCTTCGACACGTACTCAGTACTTCAAGGAATTGACAAAGTAATCCCAGTTGATGTTTACGTTCCAGGATGTCCTCCAAGACCAGAACAAATAGTTGAGGGTGTTATGAAACTACAAGAAATCGTAAAAAACGAATCGGTTAGAAGAAGAAGCTCCCCAGAATACCAAGAATTATTAGCTTCTTATAATATCAAATAA
- a CDS encoding NADH-quinone oxidoreductase subunit C — translation MALETTEIQEKLVATFGTAVFQFNQDRDIFSFEVSADVITAVILFLKNDPSLRFHFLTDLCGVHYPDNEEERQFGVVYHMHNWYENKRIRIKTFLNGSQPEVKSIANIFLCANWMERETYDFFGINFIGHPQLKRILNMDEMVSFPMRKEFPMEDSGRTDKDDRFFGRTPSNC, via the coding sequence ATGGCATTAGAAACAACCGAAATACAAGAAAAATTAGTAGCCACTTTTGGAACCGCTGTTTTTCAATTCAATCAAGATAGAGACATTTTTTCATTTGAAGTTTCAGCTGATGTAATTACTGCTGTAATTCTTTTCTTAAAAAATGACCCAAGCCTACGTTTTCATTTCTTAACCGATTTATGTGGAGTACATTACCCAGACAATGAGGAAGAAAGACAATTTGGTGTAGTATATCACATGCACAATTGGTACGAAAACAAGCGCATCCGAATCAAAACCTTTTTGAACGGTTCACAACCAGAAGTAAAATCTATTGCTAATATTTTTCTTTGTGCCAATTGGATGGAACGTGAAACCTATGATTTCTTTGGAATCAACTTCATCGGTCATCCACAATTGAAACGAATTTTGAATATGGACGAAATGGTTTCTTTCCCAATGCGTAAAGAATTCCCAATGGAAGACAGTGGAAGAACAGACAAAGATGACCGATTCTTCGGAAGAACACCTTCGAATTGCTAA
- a CDS encoding NADH-quinone oxidoreductase subunit D, with translation MSELLLPPEHRYAKIIKERHNEDGSELSILNLGPTHPATHGIFQNILLMDGEKILEAEPTIGYIHRAFEKIAENRPFYQITPLTDRMNYCSSPINNMGWWMTLEKLLGVEVPKRAQYLRVIVMELARITDHLICNSILGVDTGAYTGFLYVFQFREKVYEIYEEICGARLTTNMGRIGGFERDWSPKAFELLNTFLEDFPVAWKEFENLFERNRIFIDRTVNVGGITAEKALAYGFTGPNLRAAGVDYDVRVAQPYSSYEDFDFIVPVGKSGDTYDRFCVRNAEVWESLSIIKQALAKMPAGNEYHADVPEYYLPPKEDVYTTMESLIYHFKIVMGEVPVPVGEVYHPVEGANGEIGFYLVSDGSRTPYRLHFRRPCFIYYQAYPEMIKGSMLSDAIVILSSLNVIAGELDA, from the coding sequence ATGTCAGAACTATTATTACCACCAGAGCATCGCTATGCTAAAATAATCAAAGAGCGTCATAATGAAGATGGAAGTGAGCTTTCAATTCTGAATTTAGGACCAACTCACCCTGCAACACACGGTATTTTTCAAAACATCTTATTGATGGATGGAGAAAAAATATTAGAAGCAGAACCTACCATTGGATACATCCATAGAGCCTTCGAAAAAATAGCCGAAAATCGTCCGTTTTACCAAATCACGCCACTTACAGACCGAATGAACTATTGTTCTTCACCGATCAATAATATGGGATGGTGGATGACATTAGAAAAACTATTAGGTGTTGAAGTTCCCAAAAGAGCACAATACCTTCGTGTAATTGTAATGGAATTAGCCAGAATAACCGATCACCTTATTTGCAACTCCATTCTAGGGGTAGATACTGGTGCTTATACTGGATTTTTGTATGTTTTCCAATTTAGAGAAAAAGTATACGAAATTTACGAAGAAATATGTGGAGCTCGTTTAACGACCAATATGGGAAGAATTGGAGGTTTTGAAAGAGACTGGTCACCAAAAGCCTTTGAATTACTAAACACTTTCCTAGAAGATTTCCCAGTAGCTTGGAAAGAATTTGAAAACTTATTCGAAAGAAATAGAATCTTTATAGATAGAACCGTAAATGTTGGAGGAATTACTGCCGAAAAAGCTTTGGCTTATGGCTTTACGGGTCCTAATTTACGTGCCGCAGGTGTTGATTATGATGTTCGTGTGGCGCAACCTTATTCTTCTTACGAAGACTTTGACTTTATTGTACCAGTTGGAAAATCAGGTGATACTTATGACCGTTTTTGTGTACGTAATGCAGAAGTTTGGGAAAGTTTAAGCATCATCAAACAAGCCTTAGCTAAAATGCCAGCTGGTAATGAATACCACGCTGATGTTCCTGAATATTATTTGCCTCCAAAAGAAGATGTATACACTACTATGGAATCTTTGATTTATCATTTCAAGATTGTTATGGGTGAAGTTCCAGTTCCTGTTGGAGAAGTATACCATCCGGTTGAAGGAGCCAATGGAGAAATTGGATTCTATTTAGTATCAGACGGAAGTAGAACACCTTATCGTTTGCATTTCCGTAGGCCTTGTTTTATTTATTATCAAGCCTATCCAGAAATGATTAAAGGCTCTATGCTTTCAGATGCGATAGTAATATTATCAAGTTTAAATGTTATCGCAGGAGAATTAGATGCTTAA
- a CDS encoding NAD(P)H-dependent oxidoreductase subunit E, with amino-acid sequence MERKHYNQEINMTEALMERINELISHYPEDKRKSALLPVLHEVQDAHDNWLSIELQNKVAEILHIKPIEVYEVVTFYTMFNQRPIGKYMFEFCQTSPCCLNGVENLMDYTCDKLGVKVGEPTADGLFEVRGVECLGACGYAPMMQLGDFYKEHLTEEKIDQIITDCRDNKIILHDK; translated from the coding sequence ATGGAAAGAAAACATTACAATCAAGAAATAAACATGACTGAAGCATTGATGGAACGCATCAATGAACTAATCAGTCATTATCCTGAAGACAAAAGAAAATCAGCGCTATTGCCTGTTTTGCATGAAGTTCAAGATGCTCATGACAACTGGTTAAGCATTGAACTACAAAATAAAGTAGCTGAAATTCTTCATATCAAACCCATCGAAGTCTATGAAGTGGTTACTTTTTACACCATGTTCAACCAAAGACCTATTGGGAAATACATGTTCGAATTTTGCCAAACTTCGCCTTGTTGCTTGAATGGTGTAGAAAATTTAATGGACTACACTTGTGATAAATTAGGTGTTAAAGTTGGAGAACCAACTGCTGATGGCTTGTTCGAAGTAAGAGGAGTGGAATGCTTAGGTGCTTGTGGTTATGCGCCAATGATGCAACTAGGTGACTTCTACAAAGAACATTTGACTGAAGAAAAAATCGATCAAATCATTACTGATTGCCGAGATAATAAAATAATATTACACGATAAATAA
- the nuoF gene encoding NADH-quinone oxidoreductase subunit NuoF, translating to MSQKILLDKINIPGIKTYEVYRANGGYASVEKALKTLTPDEVVEEVKTSGLRGRGGAGFPAGMKWSFIDKKSGKPRHLVCNADESEPGTFKDRFLMEYIPHLLIEGMITSSYALGANRSYIYIRGEYMWVYKILERAIAEAKAAGWLGKNILGTGYDLELHVHCGGGAYICGEETALIESLEGKRGNPRIKPPFPAVSGLWANPTVVNNVETIAAVPWIVNNSGADYAKIGVGRSTGTKLISASGHIKNPGVYEIELGLSVYEFMNSDEYLGGMSSDRPLKAFVPGGSSVPILPANLIYKTAAGEDRLMTYESLSDGGFATGSMLGSGGFIVYNDTSCIVRNTWNFSRFYHHESCGQCTPCREGTGWLEKVLHRIENGHGREEDIDLLLSIQSKIEGNTICPLGDAASWPVAAAIRHFRDEFEYHIRFPEKIKNRDHFVAEPFEQVKHLVGKVTI from the coding sequence ATGTCACAAAAAATATTATTAGACAAAATCAATATTCCAGGAATAAAAACCTACGAAGTCTATCGTGCAAATGGAGGCTACGCTTCTGTAGAGAAAGCTTTAAAAACATTAACACCTGATGAAGTAGTAGAGGAAGTAAAAACGTCTGGTTTAAGAGGTCGTGGTGGAGCAGGATTCCCAGCGGGTATGAAGTGGAGTTTTATCGATAAAAAATCAGGTAAACCACGTCATTTAGTTTGTAATGCTGACGAATCTGAACCAGGAACCTTTAAGGATCGTTTCTTAATGGAATATATTCCGCATTTATTGATTGAAGGAATGATTACTTCTAGTTATGCACTAGGCGCTAATCGTTCTTACATTTACATTCGTGGTGAATACATGTGGGTTTACAAAATTTTAGAAAGAGCCATTGCTGAAGCAAAAGCTGCAGGATGGTTAGGAAAAAATATATTAGGAACAGGTTACGATTTAGAGTTACATGTTCACTGCGGTGGTGGAGCTTATATTTGTGGAGAAGAAACTGCTCTTATCGAATCTTTAGAAGGAAAACGTGGTAATCCACGTATCAAACCACCTTTCCCTGCGGTTTCTGGTCTTTGGGCTAATCCAACCGTAGTTAACAATGTGGAAACTATTGCTGCAGTGCCTTGGATTGTAAACAATTCTGGAGCTGATTATGCTAAAATAGGTGTAGGAAGATCTACAGGAACCAAATTAATCTCCGCTTCTGGACATATCAAAAACCCAGGAGTTTATGAAATAGAACTAGGATTAAGCGTATACGAATTCATGAATTCTGATGAATATTTAGGAGGAATGAGTTCTGACCGTCCTTTGAAAGCATTTGTGCCAGGAGGAAGTTCGGTGCCAATTTTGCCAGCTAACTTAATCTATAAAACCGCTGCAGGTGAAGACCGATTGATGACTTATGAGTCATTGAGCGATGGTGGTTTTGCTACGGGATCGATGTTAGGTTCTGGTGGATTCATCGTGTATAATGACACTAGCTGTATTGTTAGAAACACTTGGAATTTCTCTCGTTTCTATCACCATGAAAGTTGCGGTCAATGTACACCTTGCCGTGAAGGTACTGGTTGGTTAGAAAAAGTATTGCACCGTATCGAAAACGGACACGGACGCGAAGAAGATATTGATTTGTTGTTGAGTATTCAGAGTAAAATCGAAGGAAACACTATTTGTCCATTAGGTGATGCGGCTTCATGGCCAGTAGCTGCGGCTATTCGCCATTTTAGAGACGAATTTGAATACCATATTCGTTTCCCAGAAAAAATAAAAAACAGAGATCATTTTGTTGCTGAACCATTCGAACAGGTTAAACACTTAGTTGGTAAAGTAACAATCTAA
- a CDS encoding 2Fe-2S iron-sulfur cluster-binding protein, with product MKVTIDGQSIEVEPGTTILQAARMIGGDVVPPAMCYYSKLKGSGGKCRCCLVEVSKGSEADPRPMPKLMASCVTGCMDGMEVNSKSSERVTEARKAVTEFLLINHPLDCPICDQAGECDLQNLSFEHGKSQTRYIEEKRTFEPENIGPNIQLHMNRCILCQRCVQVADQLTDNRVHGVLDRGDHANISTCISKAIDNEFSGNMIDVCPVGALTDKTFRFKSRVWFNKPYNAHRECTTPGCCGKTTVWMFGGEIQRVTGRKDEYHEVEEFICNTCRFDKKDVNDWVIEGPRVFEKDSVINQNNYTKTEKVIIDTEENILLGRAQDRKKISMAEIDYNEKIDGNLIDSNKNG from the coding sequence ATGAAAGTAACAATAGACGGTCAGTCGATAGAAGTAGAACCAGGAACAACCATCCTACAAGCCGCTCGTATGATTGGTGGAGATGTAGTTCCACCAGCGATGTGTTATTATTCTAAACTAAAAGGAAGCGGTGGTAAATGCCGTTGTTGTTTAGTTGAAGTATCCAAAGGAAGTGAAGCTGACCCAAGACCAATGCCAAAATTAATGGCCTCTTGTGTAACAGGCTGTATGGACGGAATGGAAGTAAACAGCAAATCTTCTGAAAGAGTTACCGAAGCTAGAAAAGCAGTAACGGAGTTTTTACTCATCAACCATCCATTAGATTGTCCAATATGTGACCAAGCAGGAGAATGTGATTTACAGAACTTAAGCTTTGAACACGGGAAATCTCAAACTCGTTATATTGAAGAAAAAAGAACATTTGAACCTGAAAATATTGGTCCAAATATTCAACTACATATGAATCGTTGCATTTTGTGCCAAAGATGTGTACAAGTTGCCGACCAACTAACAGACAATCGCGTACACGGTGTATTAGACAGAGGAGACCATGCTAATATCTCTACTTGTATTTCTAAAGCGATTGACAATGAATTCTCAGGAAATATGATTGATGTATGTCCTGTTGGAGCATTGACTGACAAAACCTTCCGTTTCAAATCGAGAGTTTGGTTTAACAAACCTTATAATGCACATAGAGAATGTACTACTCCAGGATGTTGTGGTAAAACTACCGTTTGGATGTTTGGTGGCGAAATTCAACGTGTAACTGGAAGAAAAGACGAGTACCACGAAGTAGAAGAGTTCATTTGTAACACTTGTCGTTTTGATAAGAAAGATGTAAATGATTGGGTAATTGAAGGACCAAGAGTTTTTGAAAAAGATTCTGTTATCAACCAAAACAATTACACCAAAACAGAAAAAGTAATCATCGATACAGAAGAAAATATCTTATTAGGTAGAGCTCAAGACCGTAAAAAAATCAGTATGGCTGAGATTGATTACAATGAAAAAATTGATGGCAACTTAATAGATTCGAACAAAAATGGATAG
- the nuoH gene encoding NADH-quinone oxidoreductase subunit NuoH has protein sequence MDSTFIIEKSVVIVVVFAITMLVAMYSTWAERKVAAFLQDRVGPNRAGWGGLFQPLADGLKLFAKEEFEPNTPNRFLFFVGPGIAMGTALMTSAVIPWGDRLHLFGKDILLQATDINIGLLYFFGVVSIGVYGIMIGGWASNNKFSLMGAVRAASQMVSYEVAMGLSMIALLMMTGTLSLREISAQQAGMNWNVFYQPLSFLIFLICAFAESNRTPFDLPECESELIGGYHTEYSSMKMGFYLFAEYANMFISSTILSILFFGGYNYPGMAYAVENWGVNIGNIIGIVVLFAKIFGFIFFYMWVRWTIPRFRYDQLMHLGWRILIPLSIINIIITGIVILRADIAAYLGF, from the coding sequence ATGGATAGTACTTTTATAATAGAAAAAAGTGTTGTAATCGTAGTAGTATTTGCAATTACTATGCTTGTTGCTATGTATTCTACATGGGCAGAACGTAAAGTTGCAGCATTTTTACAAGACCGTGTAGGACCAAACAGAGCTGGATGGGGTGGTTTATTTCAACCTTTGGCAGATGGTTTGAAACTTTTTGCAAAAGAAGAGTTTGAGCCTAACACGCCAAACCGCTTTTTGTTTTTTGTAGGTCCTGGTATTGCAATGGGAACTGCTTTAATGACAAGTGCTGTTATTCCTTGGGGCGACCGTTTACATCTTTTTGGAAAAGACATTTTACTACAAGCTACAGATATTAATATTGGCCTTTTATACTTTTTTGGAGTAGTTTCAATTGGGGTATACGGAATCATGATTGGTGGATGGGCTTCTAATAATAAATTCTCATTGATGGGAGCTGTTCGTGCGGCTTCTCAAATGGTATCATACGAGGTGGCTATGGGATTATCCATGATTGCTTTATTGATGATGACAGGAACTTTGAGTTTAAGAGAAATTTCGGCTCAACAAGCTGGAATGAATTGGAATGTATTTTATCAACCCTTATCGTTCTTAATCTTTTTGATTTGTGCATTTGCAGAAAGTAACCGTACGCCATTTGACTTACCAGAATGTGAAAGTGAATTGATTGGTGGTTACCATACGGAATATTCTTCTATGAAAATGGGATTCTACTTATTTGCTGAATATGCTAATATGTTTATCTCGTCGACTATATTATCTATTTTATTCTTTGGTGGGTATAATTATCCAGGAATGGCGTATGCTGTTGAAAACTGGGGAGTGAATATTGGTAATATTATCGGAATAGTTGTTTTATTTGCAAAAATATTCGGATTCATCTTTTTCTATATGTGGGTAAGATGGACAATCCCTAGATTTAGATACGACCAATTGATGCATTTAGGTTGGAGAATTTTGATTCCACTTTCGATTATCAATATTATCATTACTGGAATTGTTATTTTGAGAGCAGATATTGCTGCTTATTTAGGATTCTAA
- a CDS encoding NADH-quinone oxidoreductase subunit I: protein MSIETISLSGRKKMVSNKEMTFLERMYLVAIVKGLIITIQHFFKKKATIHYPEQVRTMSPVYRGQHMLKRDEQGRENCTACGLCALSCPAEAITMKAAERKADEKHLYREEKYAEIYEINMLRCIFCGLCEEACPKDAIYLTISKELVPANYDREDFIFGKDKLVMPLEMAIKNTQLQNAN from the coding sequence ATGTCAATAGAAACTATATCATTATCGGGTAGAAAAAAGATGGTTTCCAATAAGGAGATGACCTTTTTGGAGCGTATGTATCTTGTGGCGATTGTAAAGGGTTTAATCATTACAATCCAACACTTCTTTAAAAAGAAAGCCACAATTCATTACCCAGAACAAGTGCGTACTATGAGTCCAGTTTATAGAGGACAGCACATGTTGAAAAGAGATGAACAAGGTAGAGAAAACTGTACTGCGTGTGGATTATGTGCGTTGTCATGTCCTGCTGAAGCCATTACGATGAAAGCAGCTGAGCGTAAGGCAGATGAAAAACACTTGTATCGCGAAGAAAAATATGCCGAAATCTACGAAATCAATATGTTGCGTTGTATTTTCTGTGGTTTGTGCGAAGAGGCTTGTCCTAAAGATGCTATTTATTTAACTATTTCAAAAGAATTAGTTCCTGCTAATTACGATAGAGAAGACTTTATTTTTGGAAAAGATAAATTGGTAATGCCTTTAGAAATGGCGATTAAAAATACTCAACTTCAAAACGCTAACTAA